A part of Citrifermentans bremense genomic DNA contains:
- a CDS encoding Hcp family type VI secretion system effector yields MAFDAFLKIEGIPGESTDDKHKEWIEILSYNFSVMQRPSGSASTAGGASSERANFSDFNIVKALDKASPKLFEACATGRHIPTVTLELCRAGGDKLKYMEYKLSNVIISMNRPGGTSHADESLPLEEISFNYGKIELAYTQQNRADGSGGGQIAAGWNLETNKKV; encoded by the coding sequence ATGGCATTTGACGCGTTCCTGAAGATAGAAGGGATACCCGGAGAGAGCACGGACGACAAGCACAAGGAATGGATCGAGATCCTCTCCTACAACTTCTCCGTCATGCAGCGCCCGAGCGGTTCCGCCAGCACTGCCGGCGGCGCCTCATCCGAGCGGGCGAACTTTTCGGACTTCAACATCGTGAAGGCGCTGGACAAGGCCTCCCCGAAACTTTTCGAAGCCTGCGCCACCGGTAGGCACATCCCCACAGTGACGCTGGAACTCTGCCGGGCCGGAGGCGACAAGCTGAAATACATGGAGTACAAGCTCAGCAACGTCATCATCAGCATGAACCGCCCCGGCGGCACTTCGCACGCCGACGAAAGCCTCCCCCTTGAAGAAATATCATTCAATTACGGCAAGATCGAGCTGGCCTACACCCAGCAAAACCGCGCCGACGGTTCGGGCGGCGGCCAGATCGCGGCCGGCTGGAACCTCGAAACCAACAAGAAGGTCTGA
- a CDS encoding type VI secretion protein IcmF/TssM N-terminal domain-containing protein, which produces MKKETILVCCKYVLFAAALFPFLMISFVMFPLLTWSWRIGVFLPFIVLAVWGILVLLKKAVLMVRDRREAPAEAGPPQPPEEAVAQDLLEDLQQNWASGVETLRRSHLSQEGNPLYVLPWFLVLGESGSGKSAALKHARLRSPFAEAEHVAAPTRSCRWVFYEQGVVLDTAGRYAVPVEAERGEAEWRRLLRLLKKYRHKDPLNGVILTLPADKLAGGSQEELEKYARALRSRVDEMIRVLGISFPVYLLITKSDLIPGMAPFCAALPASALDQPMGLARGELATELPLFMERFFQGLDEELRHLRLILLQQREPGEKDADFLLFPDRVRALYAPLNAFVQTAFGANHYQETPLLRGIYFSSANAAGASLPAGDLSPSAPPLFLHDFFERVLPGDRGLWSPGALALRRQRLAVNLALVAWSLTGVALCLMLSYSFAKNMRVIRDASQLVSRAPQLQGAVPLDLAAMGRLSSMITQVEQQNRKWWIPRFGLNRSKELESELKVRFCNGFRDRFLVFFDRSLADTVSSFSPGTTDQLFGTCVLHLSRRCNLLKGRLEGENSRALASRPLPDNPLLLLSQHAGGPSFGSLYLDYLNWRADRDGIKKELDWLQTLLKQAYLVNGSGLSWLLEFVDRLHPEAAVTLQQFWAGSRQLPQEPFIPPSLTGKGREELRLLLAQISAAHPEPGVLAREKGEFEAKYRAACFNAWRRFAWEFPKGDQRLLASKEWRFAAANMAGDKGPYLSFMKRALAELQPLAGGGHLPAWIMQLYRFQLLRAAGPAAGVASSTADPTGGVAERLKRLANGKRSGPEGVPGADVAKEYFDALARVAPVAKSRSLALQMAREAFANSREVNKSPLFLAADAAQRLNALLVQADGDDTFLRLVSGPIAFYGTFVRMETACELQAQWEEKVLREVQGTSDEQTLQYLLGKDGPVWRYVGQFADPFLGWSPGRGYYARAVLGGSVPFSSEFYTFLAKGAKTRVAASAAPKASYQVTIKGLPTDANAEALVKPQGTRLELQCASGSQVMSNMNYPVSRPFVWSPDSCGEVLFQIDVGDTVLTRRYPGSRGFAAFLKDFHGGRRTFYPSQFPAERQALEKMGIRFIKVNYQIFGIGDVLSGQEEALPERVPRKVAECWD; this is translated from the coding sequence TTGAAGAAAGAGACCATCCTCGTCTGCTGCAAGTACGTCCTTTTCGCCGCGGCCCTCTTCCCCTTCCTGATGATCTCGTTCGTCATGTTTCCGCTGTTGACCTGGTCTTGGCGCATCGGCGTCTTTCTTCCCTTCATCGTCCTTGCCGTCTGGGGCATCCTGGTCCTGCTCAAGAAGGCGGTGCTCATGGTGAGGGACCGGCGGGAGGCGCCGGCAGAGGCGGGCCCTCCGCAACCACCCGAAGAGGCTGTGGCGCAGGATCTGCTCGAGGACCTGCAGCAGAACTGGGCCAGCGGCGTGGAGACCTTGAGGCGGTCGCATCTGAGCCAGGAGGGAAACCCGCTCTACGTGCTTCCCTGGTTCCTGGTCCTGGGCGAGAGCGGTTCCGGGAAAAGCGCGGCTTTGAAGCATGCGCGCCTTCGTTCCCCGTTCGCTGAGGCGGAGCACGTGGCAGCTCCGACCCGGAGTTGCCGCTGGGTGTTCTACGAGCAGGGGGTGGTGCTGGACACGGCCGGGAGGTACGCCGTCCCGGTGGAGGCGGAGCGCGGTGAGGCGGAATGGCGCCGGCTACTGCGGCTGTTGAAGAAATACCGGCACAAAGACCCTCTGAACGGCGTGATCCTGACCCTTCCGGCGGACAAGCTGGCGGGGGGCTCACAAGAGGAGCTGGAGAAGTATGCCCGTGCGCTCCGGTCACGCGTCGACGAGATGATCCGCGTGCTGGGGATCAGCTTCCCGGTCTATCTCCTGATCACCAAGTCCGACCTGATCCCGGGGATGGCGCCTTTTTGCGCGGCGCTCCCCGCCTCGGCCCTCGATCAACCCATGGGGCTGGCAAGGGGGGAGCTGGCGACTGAGCTCCCGCTTTTCATGGAGCGCTTCTTCCAGGGTCTCGACGAAGAGCTGAGGCACCTGCGCCTGATCCTGTTGCAGCAAAGGGAACCGGGAGAAAAAGACGCGGATTTCCTGCTCTTCCCCGACCGGGTCCGGGCCCTGTACGCCCCTCTAAATGCCTTCGTGCAGACGGCCTTTGGCGCCAACCATTACCAGGAGACTCCCCTTCTGCGCGGCATCTACTTTTCAAGCGCCAACGCTGCCGGCGCTTCCTTGCCGGCAGGAGACCTCTCCCCATCGGCACCCCCGCTGTTCCTGCACGATTTCTTCGAGAGGGTGCTTCCAGGCGACCGGGGGCTGTGGAGTCCGGGAGCGCTGGCATTAAGGCGGCAGAGGCTGGCGGTCAACCTGGCGCTGGTTGCCTGGAGCCTGACCGGAGTGGCACTCTGCCTTATGCTGAGCTACTCCTTCGCGAAGAACATGAGGGTGATCCGGGACGCGTCACAGCTCGTGTCGCGTGCGCCGCAGCTGCAGGGAGCTGTCCCGCTCGACCTGGCCGCAATGGGACGGTTGAGCAGCATGATTACCCAGGTGGAGCAGCAAAACCGCAAGTGGTGGATCCCGCGCTTTGGGCTCAACCGCAGCAAGGAGCTCGAGTCGGAGCTTAAAGTTCGCTTCTGCAACGGTTTCCGGGACCGTTTCCTGGTCTTTTTCGACCGCAGCCTTGCCGATACCGTTTCCAGTTTTTCCCCCGGCACGACGGACCAGCTCTTTGGAACCTGCGTCCTGCACCTCAGCCGCCGCTGCAACCTGCTGAAGGGGCGGCTCGAGGGAGAGAACTCCCGGGCGCTGGCGTCGCGGCCTCTCCCCGACAACCCGCTGCTACTGCTGTCCCAGCACGCCGGCGGCCCCTCGTTTGGAAGCCTCTACCTCGACTACCTCAACTGGCGCGCCGACCGCGATGGGATCAAAAAGGAGCTGGATTGGCTGCAAACGCTGCTGAAGCAGGCGTACCTGGTAAACGGGAGCGGGCTCTCCTGGCTGCTGGAATTCGTAGACCGTCTGCACCCCGAGGCGGCGGTCACGCTGCAGCAGTTTTGGGCAGGGTCGAGGCAGCTGCCGCAAGAGCCTTTCATCCCTCCGTCTTTGACCGGGAAGGGTAGGGAGGAGCTCCGTCTGCTGCTGGCGCAGATATCGGCAGCCCATCCCGAGCCGGGTGTACTGGCGCGGGAGAAGGGTGAATTCGAGGCGAAGTACCGAGCGGCCTGCTTCAACGCCTGGCGGCGCTTCGCCTGGGAGTTCCCCAAAGGGGACCAGCGCCTCTTGGCGTCCAAGGAGTGGCGTTTCGCGGCAGCCAACATGGCGGGTGACAAGGGCCCCTACCTCTCTTTCATGAAGAGGGCTTTGGCGGAGCTTCAGCCTCTGGCCGGAGGGGGCCATCTTCCCGCCTGGATCATGCAGCTTTACCGTTTCCAGCTCTTAAGGGCAGCGGGACCGGCTGCAGGCGTTGCATCTTCAACTGCGGACCCAACCGGTGGTGTAGCCGAGCGGCTGAAGAGACTGGCGAACGGGAAGAGGAGCGGCCCTGAAGGGGTTCCAGGCGCCGATGTGGCCAAGGAGTACTTCGATGCGCTGGCTCGTGTAGCACCCGTCGCCAAATCCAGATCGCTCGCGCTCCAGATGGCGCGCGAGGCGTTCGCGAACTCACGCGAGGTCAACAAGTCTCCCCTGTTTCTTGCCGCCGATGCCGCGCAGCGGCTTAACGCACTCCTGGTGCAGGCCGACGGCGACGACACCTTCTTGCGGCTGGTTTCCGGCCCCATAGCCTTTTACGGGACCTTCGTGAGGATGGAAACCGCCTGCGAGCTGCAGGCACAGTGGGAAGAGAAGGTGCTGAGGGAAGTGCAGGGGACAAGCGATGAGCAGACGCTGCAGTACCTCCTGGGGAAGGATGGGCCGGTGTGGCGCTACGTCGGCCAGTTCGCGGATCCTTTCCTGGGGTGGAGCCCTGGGCGCGGTTACTACGCGAGGGCCGTCCTCGGGGGCTCGGTCCCGTTCAGCTCCGAGTTCTACACCTTTCTTGCCAAGGGAGCGAAGACCAGGGTTGCAGCCTCAGCCGCGCCCAAGGCGAGCTACCAGGTAACCATCAAGGGGCTTCCCACCGACGCCAACGCGGAGGCACTCGTGAAGCCGCAGGGAACTCGGCTCGAACTGCAATGCGCGTCGGGATCACAGGTGATGTCGAACATGAACTACCCGGTGAGCAGGCCCTTCGTCTGGTCGCCCGACAGCTGCGGGGAGGTGCTGTTCCAGATCGATGTCGGCGACACGGTCCTCACCAGGCGCTACCCGGGATCCCGCGGGTTTGCCGCTTTCTTAAAGGACTTCCACGGCGGCAGGCGCACCTTTTACCCCAGCCAGTTTCCCGCCGAGCGCCAGGCCCTGGAGAAGATGGGGATCCGGTTCATCAAGGTCAATTACCAGATCTTCGGCATCGGCGACGTCTTGTCGGGACAGGAGGAGGCGCTCCCGGAACGGGTACCCCGCAAGGTGGCGGAGTGTTGGGACTAG
- the tssC gene encoding type VI secretion system contractile sheath large subunit has translation MGEQVREPEVQYAEQTPRKGLLELIIEEGRLARGVCRHEHAADLVGELAQQVLQGEMTVTRDTEEMINRRIAQLDALISDQVNEIIHHPDFQKLEASWCGLEHLVRQSETGANLKIRVLNVSRQDLVQDMEKAAEFDQSALFKKVYEEEFGSYGGESYGCLVGDFEFGNTPQDLSLLTRMSEVAAAAHAPLLTAASPSLFNMEAFGELDRPRDLAKIFQGAEYAKWKSFRISEDARYVALCLPRVLMRLPYGQDGEPVESFQFEEDVDGTDHCKYLWGNAAYRLAERVTEAFARYGWAAAIRGVEGGGLVSDLPVHCFKTGEGELAQKCPSEIAVTDRREKELADLGFVPLVHCKGTDNAAFFSAQSAHRPKTYDSDAANANARLSAQLQYILAVSRFAHYLKALMRDKVGSFDTRKNVEDYLNRWISNYVLLDDDAGQEMKSRYPLREARVEVFEDPAKPGAYRAVAFLKPHFQLDELTVSLRLVASLPAPARQ, from the coding sequence ATGGGAGAACAAGTGAGGGAGCCGGAAGTGCAGTACGCGGAGCAGACACCCCGAAAAGGGCTTTTGGAGCTCATCATAGAGGAAGGACGCCTTGCCCGCGGCGTCTGCCGCCATGAGCACGCGGCGGACCTCGTGGGCGAGCTGGCGCAGCAGGTACTTCAGGGGGAAATGACGGTAACCCGCGACACGGAAGAGATGATCAACCGGCGGATCGCCCAGCTGGACGCGCTCATCTCGGACCAGGTGAACGAGATCATCCACCATCCCGATTTCCAGAAGCTGGAAGCATCCTGGTGCGGGCTTGAACACCTGGTGCGCCAGAGCGAAACCGGAGCGAACCTCAAGATAAGGGTCCTGAACGTCTCGCGCCAGGACCTCGTGCAGGACATGGAGAAGGCGGCGGAGTTCGATCAGTCCGCTCTCTTCAAGAAGGTTTACGAGGAGGAGTTCGGCAGCTACGGGGGAGAGTCCTACGGTTGCCTTGTGGGCGACTTCGAATTCGGCAACACGCCTCAGGATCTCTCTTTGCTGACACGGATGTCGGAAGTCGCGGCTGCCGCACATGCACCGCTTTTGACCGCCGCATCTCCCTCGCTTTTCAACATGGAAGCCTTCGGCGAACTGGACAGGCCCAGGGACCTGGCGAAGATCTTCCAGGGGGCGGAGTACGCCAAGTGGAAATCGTTCCGGATCTCCGAAGACGCGCGCTACGTGGCGCTTTGCCTGCCACGGGTGCTGATGCGGCTCCCCTACGGTCAAGATGGCGAGCCGGTGGAATCGTTCCAGTTCGAGGAGGATGTCGACGGCACCGATCACTGCAAGTATCTCTGGGGCAATGCGGCATACAGGCTGGCGGAACGGGTGACCGAGGCCTTCGCAAGATACGGCTGGGCCGCGGCGATCAGGGGGGTGGAGGGCGGCGGGCTCGTCAGCGACCTTCCCGTCCACTGCTTCAAGACCGGTGAGGGGGAACTGGCCCAGAAGTGTCCGTCGGAGATCGCCGTCACCGACCGGCGCGAAAAGGAACTGGCGGACCTTGGGTTTGTTCCGCTGGTCCATTGCAAGGGAACCGACAACGCCGCGTTCTTCAGCGCCCAAAGCGCCCATCGTCCCAAGACCTACGACTCCGACGCGGCTAACGCGAATGCACGGCTGTCGGCCCAGTTGCAGTACATCCTCGCCGTCTCCCGCTTCGCCCATTACCTGAAGGCGCTGATGCGCGACAAGGTGGGTAGCTTCGACACCAGGAAAAACGTGGAAGACTACCTGAACCGCTGGATCAGCAATTACGTGCTACTGGACGACGATGCCGGCCAGGAGATGAAATCGCGCTACCCACTGCGGGAGGCCAGGGTGGAGGTGTTCGAAGATCCCGCCAAGCCAGGCGCCTACCGCGCCGTCGCATTTTTGAAGCCGCACTTTCAGCTTGACGAGCTCACCGTCTCCCTGAGGCTTGTGGCCAGCCTGCCGGCACCGGCAAGGCAATGA
- the tssA gene encoding type VI secretion system protein TssA: MQDLALDELLAPISEKAPAGTDLRYTSFYEEIMEARRSDDAVAHGDWRHDVKAADWNKVIKLCVPALSSKSKDLQIAVWLCESLIVVDGFPGFDAGLRLLRELMEQYWDSIYPLSSDEELEYRAAPLDFLNEKVATHVKKIPLTDPLVTPGYSWLKWNQSRGVGYEADTRNDYGEVEEERKSRRDTRISEGALTAEEFDAAVEKSRGPFSDKLLESLQRCQESLQALEWEIEAKWLPSSAPSLSSLGGAMNSCLMLARKCYGEDAPCAKEAEALESEAHGTEEKEKESVAAPALRQLCGVDAAPLSRAPEQLETSLWGESLAMLEGGRLEAALSMLLYTGNGCESTRDRNRVRLLMVKLCLRAGRADLARPIVEELHDMIEELKLERWESPVWIAEVLHAYYQCLQAGGLPDEDLTLSRVLFKRICSLDVTKGIPYRI, encoded by the coding sequence ATGCAAGACCTGGCATTGGACGAGCTGCTTGCTCCCATCAGCGAAAAGGCACCGGCGGGAACCGATCTGCGCTACACCTCCTTCTACGAGGAGATAATGGAAGCCCGCCGCAGCGATGATGCAGTGGCCCACGGGGACTGGCGCCATGATGTAAAAGCTGCGGACTGGAACAAGGTGATCAAGCTCTGCGTCCCCGCCCTTTCCAGCAAGAGCAAAGACCTGCAGATAGCGGTATGGCTTTGCGAGTCGCTTATCGTTGTGGACGGGTTTCCCGGTTTCGATGCGGGGCTGCGCCTGCTCAGGGAGCTCATGGAGCAGTACTGGGACTCGATTTACCCTTTGAGCAGCGACGAGGAACTGGAATACCGGGCAGCCCCGCTCGATTTTCTCAACGAGAAGGTGGCGACGCATGTGAAGAAGATCCCTCTCACCGATCCGCTGGTTACGCCCGGGTACTCGTGGCTCAAATGGAACCAGTCGCGGGGTGTTGGCTATGAGGCGGATACCAGGAACGATTACGGCGAGGTGGAGGAAGAAAGGAAGAGCCGACGGGACACGCGCATCTCCGAGGGGGCCCTCACCGCAGAGGAGTTCGACGCCGCGGTGGAAAAATCCCGCGGCCCCTTCTCGGACAAACTGCTGGAAAGCCTGCAGCGTTGCCAGGAGAGCCTCCAGGCGCTGGAATGGGAGATCGAGGCGAAGTGGCTCCCCTCCTCGGCCCCGAGCCTATCCTCCTTGGGGGGCGCCATGAACAGCTGCCTGATGCTGGCGCGCAAGTGCTACGGCGAGGATGCCCCTTGCGCCAAGGAGGCAGAAGCACTGGAGAGCGAAGCGCATGGCACAGAAGAGAAGGAGAAGGAAAGCGTCGCCGCACCGGCGCTTCGGCAACTCTGCGGTGTCGACGCCGCCCCCCTGTCCCGCGCCCCGGAGCAACTGGAGACCTCCTTGTGGGGTGAGAGCCTCGCCATGCTGGAGGGGGGACGTCTTGAAGCGGCCTTGAGCATGCTGCTCTACACCGGCAACGGCTGCGAATCCACCCGTGACCGCAACCGGGTCCGCCTGCTGATGGTGAAGCTCTGCCTGAGAGCGGGAAGGGCTGACCTCGCCAGGCCGATCGTGGAGGAGTTGCACGACATGATCGAGGAGCTGAAGCTGGAGCGCTGGGAATCGCCGGTGTGGATCGCCGAGGTGCTGCACGCCTACTACCAGTGCCTGCAGGCGGGCGGGCTCCCTGATGAAGACCTTACCTTGTCGCGGGTCCTGTTCAAACGGATCTGTTCCCTCGACGTCACCAAGGGGATCCCTTACCGGATCTGA
- the tssB gene encoding type VI secretion system contractile sheath small subunit, whose translation MTKSESLQHRLERVRAPRVRITYDVETGGGMETKEIPFVVGVLADLSGKPEHPLPKLKERSFVEVDRDNIDSVLEGMRPRAAFRVTNRLAVEGSQLAVDLRFKSLDDFHPEKVALQVEPLRRLIEARNRLSDLLGRLDGNDRLEQLLQDALSSPERLKLICEEAKTAKGPDTESAG comes from the coding sequence ATGACAAAATCCGAAAGCCTGCAACACAGGCTGGAACGAGTGCGGGCGCCGCGGGTCCGCATCACCTACGACGTAGAGACCGGCGGCGGCATGGAGACGAAGGAGATCCCTTTCGTGGTGGGGGTCCTCGCCGACCTGTCGGGAAAGCCGGAGCACCCTTTGCCGAAGCTGAAGGAGCGGAGCTTCGTGGAGGTGGACCGCGACAACATCGATTCGGTGCTGGAGGGGATGCGGCCCAGAGCGGCGTTCCGCGTCACGAACCGGTTGGCTGTAGAGGGGTCCCAGCTCGCCGTCGACCTCCGCTTCAAAAGCCTCGATGACTTTCATCCCGAGAAGGTGGCCCTGCAGGTGGAACCGCTCAGGAGGCTCATCGAGGCGCGCAACAGGCTCTCGGATCTCCTCGGGAGGCTGGACGGAAACGACCGACTGGAACAGCTGCTGCAGGATGCGCTTTCCAGCCCGGAGAGGCTGAAGCTGATCTGCGAGGAGGCGAAGACCGCCAAGGGACCCGACACCGAAAGCGCCGGATAA
- the tssG gene encoding type VI secretion system baseplate subunit TssG: protein MHPAGSEERPEARRRLFREFYRYSFFQAVNYLERSRFAGGDLGHVFSPEVEPVRFCASTGFSFPASDIANLEEGRDGVPPQMEVAFLGVVGPAGALPDWYHEMALERNRAKDPAMTAFYDLFHHRLISLFYLAWKVSHVMAGKKRDNTDRFSNYLLSLIGLGMPGSAGACSVERAPLFFCGQIARRIPTAGMLAAVVQYQSGLAVAVEQFVPRLITLEPEDRPIIGQYNCELGKNACCGGAVWEAQATFRLCLGPMSFREFNDLLPGSERLASLVALVRYLVGAEYEFEVRLVLKKEEVPPLVLGAAGQEAPRLGWSMWMKTPGTTLPVDPLVTLREQPQSSHVR from the coding sequence ATGCATCCTGCCGGGTCCGAAGAGCGCCCCGAAGCTAGAAGGCGCCTGTTCCGGGAGTTCTACCGCTATTCCTTTTTCCAGGCCGTTAATTACCTGGAGCGCAGCCGTTTTGCAGGCGGCGACCTCGGGCACGTCTTCAGTCCGGAAGTTGAGCCGGTCCGGTTCTGCGCCAGTACCGGTTTTTCGTTTCCAGCCAGCGACATAGCGAACCTGGAGGAGGGGAGGGACGGAGTTCCCCCGCAGATGGAAGTGGCGTTTCTGGGGGTGGTCGGCCCGGCAGGAGCGCTCCCCGATTGGTACCACGAAATGGCGCTGGAGCGGAACCGGGCGAAGGATCCGGCAATGACCGCCTTTTACGATCTCTTCCATCACCGGCTCATCTCGCTGTTTTACCTGGCATGGAAGGTAAGCCATGTCATGGCGGGGAAGAAACGCGACAACACGGACCGCTTTTCCAACTATCTGCTCAGTCTCATCGGGCTTGGAATGCCGGGGTCAGCCGGAGCTTGCTCCGTTGAGCGGGCACCGCTTTTCTTTTGCGGGCAGATAGCCCGAAGGATCCCGACCGCGGGAATGCTCGCCGCGGTGGTTCAGTACCAGTCAGGCCTTGCTGTGGCAGTGGAGCAGTTCGTGCCCCGGCTCATCACTTTGGAACCGGAGGACCGGCCGATCATCGGGCAATACAACTGCGAGCTTGGCAAGAATGCCTGCTGTGGCGGCGCAGTTTGGGAGGCCCAGGCGACCTTCCGCCTCTGTCTTGGTCCTATGTCCTTCCGGGAGTTCAACGATCTGCTTCCCGGCAGCGAGAGGCTGGCTTCACTGGTCGCACTGGTCAGGTATCTGGTTGGCGCGGAGTACGAGTTCGAGGTGCGGCTGGTGCTGAAAAAGGAAGAAGTACCGCCTCTGGTTCTCGGGGCTGCGGGGCAGGAGGCTCCGAGGCTTGGCTGGTCGATGTGGATGAAGACACCGGGGACGACGCTGCCTGTCGATCCTCTGGTGACACTTCGGGAGCAGCCACAGAGCTCCCATGTCCGGTAG
- the tssE gene encoding type VI secretion system baseplate subunit TssE, translating into MPARRGSIPYLKRSLLDRLVAAAPAGDGPVRNRRGLPVEVLDSLLRDLENLLNTRRSIPLAPDRRRQSQNSILSYGTRDFSTHNPRTAVAREQIRLEIQRLLLSFEPRLREVVVRVDDLTDAGRTLQFRVEGLLLIEPHPSPVTFATCFDINSGAYSVFK; encoded by the coding sequence TTGCCGGCCCGCAGGGGAAGCATCCCCTATCTCAAGCGATCGCTGCTGGACAGGCTCGTCGCTGCCGCCCCGGCGGGCGATGGGCCTGTCCGAAATCGGCGCGGACTTCCAGTGGAAGTGCTGGACTCCCTGCTGCGCGACCTGGAAAACCTTCTCAACACGAGGAGGAGTATCCCGCTCGCGCCGGACCGCAGGCGACAGTCGCAGAATTCCATTCTCAGCTATGGCACAAGGGATTTCAGCACGCATAATCCCCGCACCGCCGTCGCCAGGGAACAGATCCGGCTGGAGATACAGAGGTTGCTGCTCTCTTTCGAACCTCGTCTCAGAGAGGTCGTGGTCCGGGTCGATGACCTGACTGATGCGGGCCGGACCCTGCAGTTCAGGGTTGAGGGGCTCTTGCTGATCGAGCCGCACCCTTCCCCTGTGACCTTCGCCACCTGCTTCGACATCAACAGCGGCGCCTATTCCGTGTTCAAGTGA
- the tssF gene encoding type VI secretion system baseplate subunit TssF → MDDDFLDYYERELSFIREMGGEFARKYPAVAGRLLLEPDRCEDPHVERLIEAFALICARMHKKLDDDLPEITQSLLNVLYPHCTNPIPSLSVVRFLPLLKNIPDAGYLIPKGTHLFSRPVDGVRCRFATAYPVTLWPMEVVSATFVEQAITIRLKLHYKLTFATFPSETVRFYLNGQRQHTFQLYEQLLNNVSRIECVAVGKKVPPVALAQNSVRPVGFGEDEMLLPFPRQSFKGYRLLLEYFTFPEKYLFFDVAGLSSTALADFGDTLDLNIYLGRPAEASLPVRADTFCLHATPAVNLFSKIAEPIRIEHRQTEYRVVPDLRSPESVEIFSIDRVSGVSDAALPEARVYWPLYEMTRPEGGDVGCIEGLWWQMQRRPSGKVGDSGTEVFLSFCDFASDPTDPPDETVTVRATCSNRDLPGTLPWGDPAGDFDTEAAAPIESIHTMVRPTAARRPKLSGALQWRLLSHLCLNHLSLLESDGAALNEMLRLYDIEDSLTTRQQVSGIVSVASRHVTRRIGALFCRGVEVTIEFDERQFVGSGVYLFASVLERFLGEYVSLNSFVQLVAKSRQRKEVIKKWAPRNGDRVLL, encoded by the coding sequence ATGGATGATGATTTCCTCGACTATTACGAAAGAGAACTCAGCTTCATCCGGGAGATGGGGGGCGAATTCGCCCGGAAATACCCGGCCGTTGCGGGAAGACTTCTGCTGGAGCCGGACCGGTGCGAGGACCCGCATGTCGAGAGGCTGATCGAGGCGTTTGCCCTTATCTGCGCCAGGATGCACAAAAAGCTCGACGACGATTTGCCCGAGATCACGCAGTCCCTTCTGAACGTTCTTTACCCGCACTGCACGAACCCGATACCTTCCCTTTCGGTGGTTAGATTTTTGCCCCTGCTGAAGAACATCCCGGATGCGGGGTACCTGATCCCGAAAGGGACACACCTCTTTTCGCGGCCGGTTGATGGTGTTCGCTGCCGGTTCGCCACCGCCTATCCGGTGACGCTCTGGCCTATGGAAGTGGTTAGCGCCACGTTCGTGGAACAGGCCATTACCATCAGGCTCAAGCTGCACTACAAGCTAACCTTCGCCACTTTTCCCTCCGAAACTGTCCGTTTCTACCTCAACGGCCAGCGCCAGCACACCTTTCAACTCTACGAGCAGTTGCTCAACAACGTCTCCCGCATCGAATGCGTCGCGGTCGGTAAAAAGGTTCCCCCGGTGGCGCTGGCGCAGAATTCCGTTCGCCCGGTGGGATTTGGCGAAGACGAGATGCTGCTTCCTTTCCCAAGGCAGTCGTTCAAGGGTTACCGCCTGCTCTTGGAGTACTTCACCTTTCCGGAGAAGTACCTCTTCTTCGATGTGGCTGGGCTGTCGTCCACGGCCCTCGCCGATTTCGGGGACACCCTGGATCTGAACATATACCTGGGCCGCCCGGCGGAAGCTTCCCTCCCTGTCCGCGCCGACACCTTCTGTCTCCATGCCACCCCAGCTGTCAACCTTTTCAGCAAGATAGCCGAGCCGATCCGGATCGAACACCGTCAGACCGAGTACCGGGTGGTCCCCGATTTGCGGAGCCCGGAATCTGTGGAGATCTTCAGCATCGACCGGGTTAGTGGCGTCTCTGATGCAGCCCTTCCGGAGGCCAGGGTGTATTGGCCCCTCTACGAAATGACCCGTCCCGAGGGAGGAGACGTCGGCTGCATCGAGGGGTTGTGGTGGCAGATGCAGCGCAGGCCTTCGGGGAAGGTAGGGGATAGCGGGACCGAGGTCTTTCTCTCCTTTTGCGATTTCGCTTCCGATCCCACTGACCCGCCCGATGAAACTGTGACCGTGCGGGCAACCTGCAGCAACCGCGATCTTCCTGGCACGCTCCCCTGGGGGGATCCGGCGGGCGATTTCGACACCGAGGCAGCTGCGCCGATCGAGTCGATTCACACCATGGTGAGACCGACTGCAGCGCGTCGCCCGAAGCTGTCCGGGGCTTTGCAGTGGCGCCTCCTCTCGCATCTTTGCCTCAACCACCTTTCGCTTCTGGAATCGGACGGGGCTGCGCTCAATGAGATGCTGAGGCTTTACGACATCGAAGATTCCCTTACGACGCGGCAACAGGTAAGCGGAATCGTCTCGGTAGCATCAAGGCACGTCACCAGGAGAATCGGCGCACTGTTTTGCCGTGGCGTCGAAGTGACCATCGAGTTCGACGAGCGGCAGTTCGTCGGGAGCGGTGTCTACCTTTTCGCCTCGGTCCTGGAGCGGTTCCTGGGAGAGTACGTTTCGCTGAACTCTTTCGTGCAGTTGGTGGCCAAAAGCCGCCAGCGCAAGGAAGTCATCAAGAAATGGGCGCCGAGGAACGGGGACCGGGTGCTGCTGTAA